In Mustela nigripes isolate SB6536 chromosome 2, MUSNIG.SB6536, whole genome shotgun sequence, a single window of DNA contains:
- the LOC132010295 gene encoding keratin-associated protein 24-1: MQSGSMSLLGCSGECSDTSYRTHCYIPVTPSVALCSSDVSPTFGLCLPSSYQGNLWLLGNCQETYAEAPSCESPSCELKICTTSCDPSNSCVPCNSPAVGQVCSTCETTNIGPNPSCNPCTQTKGYVSYYYKLSQSPSKACQTFSNSFKGFGQLNCSSNRFRLLNHCRVGSLGYGGCQNLAFIPSGFSPSCYISRSCQPQNYLVRNCRYPSYGPVSCQPLRYFSRNFQSLSCIPSTFPPLRYLCSGCRPLSCY; this comes from the coding sequence ATGCAGTCAGGCTCCATGTCTCTTCTGGGCTGTTCTGGGGAATGCAGTGATACATCCTACAGAACTCACTGTTATATCCCAGTGACTCCTTCTGTTGCGCTTTGCTCCAGTGATGTAAGTCCTACTTTTGGGCTCTGTTTACCCAGTAGCTACCAAGGAAATCTTTGGCTTCTGGGTAACTGCCAAGAAACCTATGCTGAAGCACCAAGCTGCGAATCTCCTAGCTGTGAGCTCAAGATCTGCACCACAAGTTGTGACCCGTCAAACTCCTGTGTGCCCTGCAACTCTCCAGCAGTGGGCCAAGTCTGCAGTACCTGTGAAACCACCAACATTGGACCTAACCCCAGCTGCAATCCATGCACTCAGACCAAGGGGTATGTATCTTATTACTACAAACTCAGCCAAAGTCCATCTAAAGCCTGCCAGACCTTCAGCAATAGCTTCAAGGGCTTTGGGCAACTTAACTGCTCGTCCAACCGTTTCCGTCTCCTAAACCACTGTAGAGTGGGTAGTTTGGGCTATGGAGGCTGCCAAAATCTTGCCTTCATACCCAGTGGCTTCTCACCATCATGTTATATTTCCAGAAGCTGCCAACCCCAAAACTATTTAGTGAGAAATTGCCGATATCCAAGTTATGGACCAGTGAGCTGTCAACCGCTGAGATATTTTTCTAGAAACTTCCAGTCTCTGAGCTGCATTCCAAGTACCTTTCCTCCTCTGAGGTATTTATGCAGTGGTTGTAGACCTCTGAGTTGTTATTGA